In the Oceanispirochaeta sp. genome, TCCTCAGAGCGAGGTTCCCTTCTACCTGAAAGGATGCGCCGGATATGCCTTTGTTCAGGGTAATAATGCTTTTATGACGGGAAAGACTGACCTCCGGGGAGGCCTGTACACCGTCCTGGGAGGAGGCGTGGATATGCCCTTCTACTACGGCAATACTGTCAGGTTTTCCTTTATATTTGATATGGGTTATACCTCGTATTCGGGAGAAGTAAAGCAGGGAGAGAGGGAGACCGGCATCAGCTATAATACTATGAATGTTGCGGCTGGCCTGGGAATGCGGTTCTGATCTTTCCTGACGAATCATAAATATATGTATTTTTTAATAATTTGCCATTCTTGGAGCCTCATAAGTCTGACCCGGGGCTTGTCACCCGAGGCCTTTTTCCTCTATATTTTAGGCTGAATCGCTAATTATTAATCGATTCCATTATAAGTCGTCTCAAAACTATATTAACCATAAAAGGAAAGAGACGTTAAATAAATATTTGAGGAGCATCTAAATGGTAAATGGTCTTATCGTAACCATTGTCGGAATGTCTGTGGTGTTTCTGTTTCTGGCTCTTCTGGTCATATCAACTATAACTATGTCCAAAATAGTCCTGAAGTTTTTCCCCGAGCAGGAAAAACCGGCCGCTCCCGCCGTCAGAAGATCATCCGCAGACGCTGAAATTG is a window encoding:
- a CDS encoding OadG family protein, with amino-acid sequence MVNGLIVTIVGMSVVFLFLALLVISTITMSKIVLKFFPEQEKPAAPAVRRSSADAEIAVAIAAVKAHTQS